In the genome of Streptomyces lydicus, the window GTCTTGTCGACTGGCACGCGGTGTCATACGTTGAGGGTGTCCGGGCGGCCGGCGTGCTGCGAACCCACGCACGCCGGCTGTCCCACCAGCCCTATGTGGCTGTCCGCCCGGATGCCTGCGTCACAGGCACTCCCCAGCTGCCGCTGGGCACCGCGCTCACCAAGCGCTGCCAGGCACCGCGGCCGACGGCTCTGCGACCCCCGCAGAGGCGACGGCAACGGCGCCACCCCGGCCGAACCGACGGCACCACCTCCCGCACCACCCCGACGTTCCCTCAAGCCGTTTCCCCACGCGCTTCGCCGGAGGCACCCCCGTGAACGAAATCCTGGACGCAATCCTCGCGCCTGACACCACCAGCGCCGACTTCGCCGGCCTGACCATCCCCGAGTCCTACCGCGCGGTGACCGTGCACAAGGACGAGGCCGAGATGTTCGCCGGCCTGGAGAGCAAGGAGAAGGACCCCCGCAAGTCGCTGCACGTCGATGAGGTGCCGGTGCCCGAGCTGGGCCCGGGCGAGGCACTGGTGGCCGTCATGGCCTCCTCCGTGAACTACAACTCCGTGTGGACCTCGATCTTCGAGCCGGTGTCGACGTTCGGGTTCCTGGAGCGCTACGGCAAGCTCTCCCCGCTCACCAAGCGGCACGACCTGCCGTACCACGTCATCGGCTCCGACCTCGCGGGCGTGGTCCTGCGCACCGGGCCCGGCGTCAACGCCTGGGGCCCCGGCGACGAGGTCGTCGCGCACTGCCTGTCCGTCGAGCTGGAGTCCTCCGACGGCCACAACGACACCATGCTCGACCCCGAGCAGCGGATCTGGGGCTTCGAGACCAACTTCGGCGGCCTGGCCGAGATCGCGCTGGTCAAGTCCAACCAGCTGATGCCCAAGCCCCAGCACCTGAGCTGGGAGGAGGCGGCGTCGCCCGGTCTGGTCAACTCGACCGCCTACCGCCAGCTCGTCTCGCAGAACGGCGCGGCGATGAAGCAGGGCGACAACGTCCTGATCTGGGGCGCCAGCGGCGGACTCGGCTCGTACGCCACCCAGTTCGCGCTGGCCGGCGGCGCCAACCCGATCTGTGTGGTCTCCTCCGACCAGAAGGCGGAGATCTGCCGGCAGATGGGCGCCGAGGCAATCATCGACCGCAACGCCGAGGGCTACAAGTTCTGGAAGGACGACCACAACCAGGACCCCAAGGAGTGGAAGCGCTTCGGCAAGCGCATCCGCGAGCTGACCGGCGGCGAGGACGTGGACATCGTCTTCGAGCACCCCGGCCGGGAGACCTTCGGCGCGTCCGTCTACGTCACCCGCAAGGGCGGCACCATCGTCACCTGCGCCTCCACCTCGGGCTACAACCACCAGTACGACAACCGCTACCTGTGGATGTCGCTGAAGCGGATCGTCGGCTCGCACTTCGCCAACTACCGCGAGGCGTGGGAGGCCAACCGTCTGATCGCCAAGGGCAAGATCCACCCGACGCTGTCGAAGACGTACAGCCTCGAGGAGACCGGACAGGCGGCGTACGACGTGCACCGCAACCTCCACCAGGGCAAGGTCGGCGTGCTGGCACTGGCCCCCGAGGAGGGCATGGGCGTGCGCGACGAGGAAATGCGCGCCAAGCACCTCGACGCCATCAACCGCTTCCGGAACGTCTGAGCAACGCGGACTCCGGACCAGGAAGATTCGGGCCTGATATGACTGAGCGTCAGAAGGATCGTCCGTGGCTGATGCGGACCTACGCCGGCCACTCCACCGCCGAGGCGTCCAACGAGCTGTACCGGCGTAATCTCGCCAAGGGCCAGACGGGTCTGTCGGTCGCGTTCGACCTCCCGACGCAGACCGGTTACGACCCCGACCACATCCTCGCCCGCGGCGAGGTCGGCCGGGTCGGGGTCCCGGTGTCCCACCTCGGCGACATGCGACGGCTGTTCCAGGACATACCCCTGGACCAGATGAACACCTCGATGACCATCAACGCGACGGCCATGTGGCTGCTGGCGCTGTACGAGGTGGTCGCCGAGGAGCAGGGCGCCGACATCTCCAAGCTGTCGGGGACGACGCAGAACGACATCGTCAAGGAGTACCTCTCGCGCGGGACGCACGTCTTCCCGCCGGGACCCTCGCTCCGGCTGACCACCGACATGATCACGTACACGGTGGCGCACATCCCCAAGTGGAACCCGATCAACATCTGCAGCTACCACCTGCAGGAGGCGGGCGCCACGCCGGTCCAGGAGATCGCGTACGCGATGTCCACCGCGATCGCGGTGCTGGACGCGGTGCGGGACTCCGGGCAGGTGCCGCCGGAGAAGTTCGGTGATGTCGTGGCCCGTATCTCGTTCTTCGTGAACGCCGGTGTCCGCTTCGTCGAGGAGATGTGCAAGATGCGCGCCTTCGGCCGCATCTGGGACAAGATCACCCGTGAGCGCTACGGCATCGAGAACGAGAAGCAGCGCCGGTTCCGCTACGGCGTCCAGGTCAACTCGCTCGGCCTGACCGAGGCGCAGCCGGAGAACAACGTCCAGCGGATCGTCCTGGAGATGCTGGCCGTCACGCTCTCCAAGGACGCCCGCGCCCGCGCCGTCCAGCTCCCGGCCTGGAACGAGGCGCTGGGTCTGCCGCGCCCCTGGGACCAGCAGTGGTCGCTGCGCATCCAGCAGGTCCTCGCCCACGAGAGCGACCTCCTCGAATACGAGGACATCTTCGCCGGCTCGCACGTCATCGAGGCCAAGGTGGACGCCCTGGTCGAGGACTGCTTGGCGGAGATCGAGCGGATTCAGGAGATGGGCGGCGCGATGGCCGCCGTGGAGTCCGGCTACCTCAAGTCGCAGCTGGTCTCCGCGCACGCCGAGCGGCGGGCCCGGATCGAGGCCGGCGAGGAGAAGATCGTCGGCGTCAACTGCTACGAGGGCACCGAGCCCAACCCGCTCACCGCGGACCTCGACACCGCCATCATGACCGTCGACCCGGCCAACGAGGCACGCGTCGTCCAGGCCCTGCACGAGTGGCGGGACAACCGCGACGAGGTACGGGCGCAGGACGCGCTGTCGGTGCTGAAGAAGACCGCGGCCGGTGACGGCAACCTCTTCGCGGCCACCCTGGAGTGCGCCCGCGCCGGGGTGACGACCGGCGAGTGGGCCTGGGCCCTGCGGGACGTCTTCGGCGAGTTCCGGGCTCCCACGGGCGTCTCCAGCGCTCCCCTGGCGGTCGCCGCCGAGGAGGGCAGCCCGCTGGCGGCGGTCCGCGAGAAGGTCGACAGGACCGCCGCCGAACTCGGCAGCGGAAAGCTGCGGCTGCTGGTCGGCAAGCCCGGCCTGGACGGACACAGCAACGGCGCCGAGCAGATCGCCGTACGGGCCCGTGACGCCGGCTTCGAGGTGATCTACCAGGGCATCCGGCTGACCCCGGAGCAGATCGTCTCGGCCGCGGTCGCCGAGGACGTGCACTGCGTGGGCCTGTCGATCCTGTCCGGCTCGCACGCCGAGCTGGTCCCGGACGTCCTGGCCCGGCTGCGGCGCACGGGCGTCGACGACATGCCGGTCATCGTCGGCGGCATCATCCCCTCCGCCGATGCAGCGGCGCTCCGGGAAGCCGGAGTGGCGGCCGTGTTCACCCCCAAGGACTTCGGTATTACGGAGATCATCGGCCGTATCGTCGACGAGATCCGGAAAGCGAACCAGCTCGACCCCCTGGAGGTTCCCGCATGACCCAGGCCGCACCGCCGGCCTCCCGGCTGCGCCCGCGCCGCTCCTGTCTCGCGGTCCCCGGCAGCAACCCGCGCTTCCTGGAGAAGGCCCAGGGCCTCCCGGCCGACCAGGTCTTCCTGGACCTGGAGGACGCCTGCGCGCCGCTCGCCAAGGAAGGCGCCCGCCACCACATCGTCGAGGCGCTGAACCAGGGCGACTGGACGGGCAAGACCCGGGTCGTACGGGTCAACGACTGGACGACGCACTGGACGTACCGGGACGTCATCACGGTCGTCGAGGGCGCGGGGCAGAACCTCGACTGCATCATGCTGCCGAAGGTCCAGGACGCCCAGCAGGTCGTGGCGCTGGACCTGCTGCTGACGCAGATCGAGAAGACCATGGGCTTCGAGGTCGGCCGGATCGGCATCGAGGCGCAGATCGAGAACGCCAAGGGCCTGGTGAACGTCGATGCGATCGCCGGTGCCTCACCGCGCCTGGAGACCATCATCTTCGGCCCGGCCGACTTCATGGCGTCCATCAACATGAAGTCCCTGGTGGTCGGCGAGCAGCCGCCCGGCTATGGGGCGGATGCCTATCACTACATTCTGATGCGCATTCTGATGGCGGCCCGTACCTACGATCTGCAGGCGATCGACGGCCCGTACCTTCAGATCAAGAATGTTGACGGTTATCGCGAGGTCGCCGGCCGCGCCGCCGCCCTCGGCTTCGACGGCAAGTGGGTGCTGCACCCCGGTCAGGTCGAGGCCGCCAACGAGGTGTTCTCCCCCTCCCAGGAGGACTACGACCACGCCGAGCTGATCCTGGACGCCTACGAGTGGCACACCTCGGAGGCGGGCGGCGCCAAGGGTTCCGCGATGCTCGGCGACGAGATGATCGACGAGGCGAGCCGGAAGATGGCCCTGGTCGTCGCCGGCAAGGGCCGGGCCGCCGGCATGACCCGCACATCCACGTTCGAGGCCCCGGAGGCATAAGCACCATGCAGTTCGGCCGTACCTATGAAGAGTTCACCGTCGGCGATGTGTACAAGCACTGGCCCGGGAAAACCGTCACCGAATACGACGACCACCTCTTCTGTCTGCTCACGATGAACCACCACCCGCTGCACATGGACAGCAACTACGCGGAGCAGACCACCGACTTCGGCAAGAACGTCGTCGTCGGCAACTACATCTACTCACTGCTGCTGGGCATGTCGGTGCCCGACGTCTCCGGAAAGGCCATCGCCAACCTGGAGATCGAGTCGCTGAAGCACGTGGCGCCGACCTTCCACGGCGACACGCTCTACGGCGAGACGACGGTGCTCGACAAGACCCCGTCGAAGTCCAAGTCCGACCGCGGCATCGTGTACGTCGAGACCAAGGGCTACAAGCAGGACGGCACCCTGGTCTGCGTCTTCCGGCGCAAGGTCATGGTCCCCACGGCCACCTACATCAAGGAGCGCGGCGGCGAGCAGCCCGGCCGCCCGGAGCTGCAGGCCCCGACGGCCAAGAAGGAGAAGTAGCCATGACCCGTCTCGCGCAGACCGAGGGCCTGACCGACATCCAGCGGGAAATCCTCTCCACCGTCCGCGGCTTCGTGGACAAGGAGATCATTCCGGTCGCCACCGAGCTGGAGCACCGCGACGAGTACCCGTCGCAGATCGTCGAGGGCCTCAAGGAACTCGGCGTGTTCGGCCTGATGATTCCCGAGGAGTACGGCGGCCTGGGCGAGTCCCTGCTCACCTACGCGCTGACCGTCGAGGAGATCGCCCGCGGCTGGATGAGCGTCTCGGGCATCATCAACACCCACTTCATCGTGGCGTACATGCTCAAGCAGCACGGCACGCAGGAGCAGAAGGACTACTTCCTGCCGAAGATGGCGGCCGGTGAAATCCGTGGCGCCTTCTCGATGTCGGAGCCGGCGCTGGGCTCGGACGTCTCGGCGATTTCGTCCAAGGGCGTGCGGGAGGGCGACGAATACGTCCTCAACGGGCAGAAGATGTGGCTCACCAACGGTGGTTCGTCCACGCTCGTCGCGGTGCTGTGCCGGACGGACGAGGGACACCCGGAGGGCACCGCCCCGCACAAGTCGATGACGACCTTCCTCGTGGAGAAGGAGGCCGGCTTCGGTGAGGTGCGCCCCGGTCTGACCATTCCGGGCAAGATCGACAAGATGGGTTACAAGGGCGTCGACACCACCGAGCTGATCATGGACGGGCTGCGGATCCCGGCCGATCGGGTGCTCGGCGGCGAGACCGGACGTGGCTTCTATCACATGATGGACGGCGTCGAGGTCGGCCGGGTCAATGTGGCCGCCCGTGGCTGCGGTGTCGCCCAGCGTGCCTTCGAGCTGGGCGTTTCGTACGCCCAGCAGCGGCACACCTTCGGCAAGCCGATCGCGCAGCACCAGGCCATCCAGTTCAAACTGGCGGAAATGGCGACAAAGGTCGAAGCGGCGCATGCGATGATGGTGAATGCCGCTCGCAAAAAGGACTCGGGCCAGCGAAACGACCTCGAAGCGGGCATGGCGAAGTACCTGGCCTCCGAGTACTGCAAGGAGGTAGTGGAAGACGCTTTCCGCATCCACGGCGGTTACGGCTTCTCCAAGGAGTACGAGATCGAGCGGCTCTACCGCGAGGCTCCGATGCTCCTGATCGGCGAAGGAACCGCCGAGATCCAGAAAATGATCATTGGGCGACGGCTACTGGAGGAGTACCGGATCCAGGGGTGAACATCCCATTTGGGCTGCTTCGTCCTAGACGAAGATCACACCCCGTCATCGTTCTTCGGCCACGGATTGGCTCTGGCTCTTGGCCAGTTGCCGCTCGTAACCGATAGCATCCCCGGAAAGCCGCCGTCCCCCGTATCCATACGCGGCATCCTCCGCTACGAAGGTCATCCATGCCCCACAGCCAATCCTCTGCACAACGCGGTAGCGTCCGCCTCGCGCGCGGAGCGTCGCCGTGGCTCCTGCCGACCGTTGCCACGGCAGCGGTCAGCCTCGCCCGGTCCCGCCGGTCGGGTCGCTGGGCCGCCGTTGCCGTGCCCACCACCGCACTGGCGGCGGGCATGCTGTGGTTTTTCCGCGACCCCGAGCGGGAGATCGCTCAGGGCCGTGTCATCTCTCCGGCTGACGGCGTGGTGCAGAGCATCATGCCGTGGAAGGACGGGCGCACCCGCGTCGCGATCTTCATGAGCCCGCTGAACGTCCACGTCAACCGTGCGCCGCTGGCCGGCACGGTGACGTCCGTGGAGCACATCCCCGGCGGGTTCGTCCCGGCGTTCAACAAGGAGAGCGAGAACAACGAGCGGGTCGTCTGGCACTTCGACACCGAGCTCGGCGACATCGAGATGGTGCAGATCGCCGGCGCGGTGGCCCGCCGCATCGTTCCTTACGTGCCCCAGGGCACCAAGGTCGAACAGGGTGAGCGGATCGGGCTGATCCGCTTCGGCTCGCGCGTCGACGTCTACCTCCCGGAGGGCGTCGAGGTGGCGGTCGAGGTCGGCCAGGCGACCACCGCGGGGGTGACTCGTCTTGACCGTGATTGATCCGGAAACACAGGCGGGCTGGGTGCCCGAGGCCGACGAGGACGAGGACGACATGCCGCTGTCCACGCGGCTGTCGATAGCGGACACCCTCACCCTCGGCAACGCCATCTGTGGCTTCATGGCCGTGTACTTCACCACCACCGGCGTGCTGATCCCGCATCTGACGGGCACGGATGACGGCGGGATGGCCCGGCACAGCGCGGCGATGGCCGTGATCCTGATGCTGCTGGCGTCGGTCTTCGACCTCTTCGACGGAATGGTGGCGCGCAAGCTGCGGGCCTCGGCGATGGGGGCCGAGCTCGACAACCTCTCCGACCTGATCAGCTTCGGCCTGGCGCCCGCGTACTTCGTCGTGACCTGGGGCATGGTCGCCCAGGACGCGAACCAGCGGGTGTCCGTGGTCGCGGCCGTCGTGGTGCTGCTGGCGGTGGTGCTCCGGCTTGCGCGGTTCTCCTGCGTGCCGATGCGGGACGGAATGTTCCAGGGCATGCCCGGCCCGTTCGGGGCCCTGACCGTCGTCGCCATCGTGCTCCTGGAGCTGCCGTTCGTGCCGACGCTGCTGGCGATCTTCGGGGTGGCCTGGCTGATGGTGAGCCGGGTCGAGTACCC includes:
- the ccrA gene encoding crotonyl-CoA carboxylase/reductase, with amino-acid sequence MNEILDAILAPDTTSADFAGLTIPESYRAVTVHKDEAEMFAGLESKEKDPRKSLHVDEVPVPELGPGEALVAVMASSVNYNSVWTSIFEPVSTFGFLERYGKLSPLTKRHDLPYHVIGSDLAGVVLRTGPGVNAWGPGDEVVAHCLSVELESSDGHNDTMLDPEQRIWGFETNFGGLAEIALVKSNQLMPKPQHLSWEEAASPGLVNSTAYRQLVSQNGAAMKQGDNVLIWGASGGLGSYATQFALAGGANPICVVSSDQKAEICRQMGAEAIIDRNAEGYKFWKDDHNQDPKEWKRFGKRIRELTGGEDVDIVFEHPGRETFGASVYVTRKGGTIVTCASTSGYNHQYDNRYLWMSLKRIVGSHFANYREAWEANRLIAKGKIHPTLSKTYSLEETGQAAYDVHRNLHQGKVGVLALAPEEGMGVRDEEMRAKHLDAINRFRNV
- a CDS encoding protein meaA, whose protein sequence is MTERQKDRPWLMRTYAGHSTAEASNELYRRNLAKGQTGLSVAFDLPTQTGYDPDHILARGEVGRVGVPVSHLGDMRRLFQDIPLDQMNTSMTINATAMWLLALYEVVAEEQGADISKLSGTTQNDIVKEYLSRGTHVFPPGPSLRLTTDMITYTVAHIPKWNPINICSYHLQEAGATPVQEIAYAMSTAIAVLDAVRDSGQVPPEKFGDVVARISFFVNAGVRFVEEMCKMRAFGRIWDKITRERYGIENEKQRRFRYGVQVNSLGLTEAQPENNVQRIVLEMLAVTLSKDARARAVQLPAWNEALGLPRPWDQQWSLRIQQVLAHESDLLEYEDIFAGSHVIEAKVDALVEDCLAEIERIQEMGGAMAAVESGYLKSQLVSAHAERRARIEAGEEKIVGVNCYEGTEPNPLTADLDTAIMTVDPANEARVVQALHEWRDNRDEVRAQDALSVLKKTAAGDGNLFAATLECARAGVTTGEWAWALRDVFGEFRAPTGVSSAPLAVAAEEGSPLAAVREKVDRTAAELGSGKLRLLVGKPGLDGHSNGAEQIAVRARDAGFEVIYQGIRLTPEQIVSAAVAEDVHCVGLSILSGSHAELVPDVLARLRRTGVDDMPVIVGGIIPSADAAALREAGVAAVFTPKDFGITEIIGRIVDEIRKANQLDPLEVPA
- a CDS encoding HpcH/HpaI aldolase/citrate lyase family protein, producing MTQAAPPASRLRPRRSCLAVPGSNPRFLEKAQGLPADQVFLDLEDACAPLAKEGARHHIVEALNQGDWTGKTRVVRVNDWTTHWTYRDVITVVEGAGQNLDCIMLPKVQDAQQVVALDLLLTQIEKTMGFEVGRIGIEAQIENAKGLVNVDAIAGASPRLETIIFGPADFMASINMKSLVVGEQPPGYGADAYHYILMRILMAARTYDLQAIDGPYLQIKNVDGYREVAGRAAALGFDGKWVLHPGQVEAANEVFSPSQEDYDHAELILDAYEWHTSEAGGAKGSAMLGDEMIDEASRKMALVVAGKGRAAGMTRTSTFEAPEA
- a CDS encoding MaoC family dehydratase, whose product is MQFGRTYEEFTVGDVYKHWPGKTVTEYDDHLFCLLTMNHHPLHMDSNYAEQTTDFGKNVVVGNYIYSLLLGMSVPDVSGKAIANLEIESLKHVAPTFHGDTLYGETTVLDKTPSKSKSDRGIVYVETKGYKQDGTLVCVFRRKVMVPTATYIKERGGEQPGRPELQAPTAKKEK
- a CDS encoding acyl-CoA dehydrogenase family protein codes for the protein MTRLAQTEGLTDIQREILSTVRGFVDKEIIPVATELEHRDEYPSQIVEGLKELGVFGLMIPEEYGGLGESLLTYALTVEEIARGWMSVSGIINTHFIVAYMLKQHGTQEQKDYFLPKMAAGEIRGAFSMSEPALGSDVSAISSKGVREGDEYVLNGQKMWLTNGGSSTLVAVLCRTDEGHPEGTAPHKSMTTFLVEKEAGFGEVRPGLTIPGKIDKMGYKGVDTTELIMDGLRIPADRVLGGETGRGFYHMMDGVEVGRVNVAARGCGVAQRAFELGVSYAQQRHTFGKPIAQHQAIQFKLAEMATKVEAAHAMMVNAARKKDSGQRNDLEAGMAKYLASEYCKEVVEDAFRIHGGYGFSKEYEIERLYREAPMLLIGEGTAEIQKMIIGRRLLEEYRIQG
- a CDS encoding phosphatidylserine decarboxylase, yielding MPHSQSSAQRGSVRLARGASPWLLPTVATAAVSLARSRRSGRWAAVAVPTTALAAGMLWFFRDPEREIAQGRVISPADGVVQSIMPWKDGRTRVAIFMSPLNVHVNRAPLAGTVTSVEHIPGGFVPAFNKESENNERVVWHFDTELGDIEMVQIAGAVARRIVPYVPQGTKVEQGERIGLIRFGSRVDVYLPEGVEVAVEVGQATTAGVTRLDRD
- the pssA gene encoding CDP-diacylglycerol--serine O-phosphatidyltransferase produces the protein MTVIDPETQAGWVPEADEDEDDMPLSTRLSIADTLTLGNAICGFMAVYFTTTGVLIPHLTGTDDGGMARHSAAMAVILMLLASVFDLFDGMVARKLRASAMGAELDNLSDLISFGLAPAYFVVTWGMVAQDANQRVSVVAAVVVLLAVVLRLARFSCVPMRDGMFQGMPGPFGALTVVAIVLLELPFVPTLLAIFGVAWLMVSRVEYPKPRGRLAVAMLSWIVLSMGMLTAWALDAPGGQLLLQTGCALQVVLGAMIPLFATARRVNTFRDNRRESRAESRAAQLP